The following coding sequences are from one Molothrus aeneus isolate 106 chromosome Z, BPBGC_Maene_1.0, whole genome shotgun sequence window:
- the RMI1 gene encoding recQ-mediated genome instability protein 1, with product MSTSSIVARVETWLSSTWHVKVPLAWLEACINWIQEENSGSNLSQAQINKQVFEQWLLTDLRDLEYPILPNCILDTPKGELSGCFSIQIDSLVDVSQPAYSQLQKLRGKSTVNEEVTASTQTFQKPWEAKPTRMLMLQLTDGVHQIQGMEYQPVPVLCSNLPPGTKITVQGNIAYRLGVLLLKPENVKLLGGEVDALLEDYCQERVLARLIGEAENPNSVGQAGHEQIFSRPVDELEQTLGPSDEELLASLDENNEFTLNKITSLESGYCSRSNNFNTASGSLSPHNGNVLLQKSGSPLPHSDEQVSPPVEYADGFLNDFPLEDDFLLEEEMQREMEDVPPVEMNRNIDLITGRLPHTSRNSCNSSLNGTGEEDNVNERDKPREAISNEKNMRRTIFDEDGNSISNFLPHKGLHQTCSSSAFSLETPPEEGQNYTDLDESRCKHQHTSDSRVLNDDPVFSLKMDPEGGQQRPDSQMFPCKAVETHLDLDSPPFTYISLLLAKKPETVRLLKVKCFIVTLTGNLTKSNGSWGIKAKISDGSAYLEVDFADDILTSFIGFSVPEINELKKDPALRLKLKDGLEKCQKQLIDLCCLMTIEFNPFQSKATVLILQDADARHLEQLKKRLNK from the coding sequence ATGTCTACGTCTAGCATTGTTGCAAGAGTGGAAACCTGGCTTTCATCCACATGGCACGTGAAAGTTCCTTTAGCGTGGCTGGAAGCATGTATTAATTGGATCCAGGAAGAAAATAGTGGTAGTAATTTAAGTCAAGCTCAGATTAACAAGCAGGTATTTGAGCAATGGCTTCTTACTGATCTGAGAGACTTGGAATATCCCATTTTGCCTAACTGCATCTTAGATACTCCCAAAGGAGAGTTATCAGGCTGCTTCTCCATACAGATTGATTCACTGGTGGATGTTAGCCAGCCAGCATATTCTCAGTTGCAGAAGCTAAGAGGGAAAAGCACTGTAAATGAAGAAGTGACAGCCAGTACTCAGACATTTCAGAAGCCCTGGGAAGCAAAGCCGACTCGAATGCTGATGCTGCAATTAACAGATGGCGTACATCAAATTCAGGGCATGGAGTATCAACCAGTGCCCGTTCTCTGCAGTAATCTTCCTCCTGGAACAAAAATCACTGTACAGGGCAATATTGCATATCGTCTTGGAGTTCTTCTGCTTAAACCAGAAAATGTGAAACTGTTGGGTGGTGAAGTTGATGCTCTTCTTGAAGATTATTGTCAGGAAAGAGTCCTTGCTAGATTAATTGGAGAAGCTGAAAACCCTAATTCTGTTGGACAAGCTGGACatgaacagattttttcaagGCCTGTGGATGAGTTAGAACAAACTCTTGGCCCTTCAGATGAAGAGCTTTTAGCCAGCCTTgatgaaaataatgaatttacTTTAAACAAAATAACATCTTTAGAAAGTGGATACTGTAGTAGAAGCAACAATTTTAATACAGCCTCAGGTTCACTGAGTCCACACAATGGAAATGTTTTGCTACAAAAATCTGGAAGTCCTTTGCCTCACTCAGATGAACAAGTTTCACCTCCCGTAGAATATGCTGATGGCTTTTTAAATGACTTTCCGTTAGAAGATGACTTTCTTCTGGAAGAAGAGATGCAAAGAGAGATGGAAGATGTGCCACCAGTGGAGATGAACAGAAACATCGATTTAATTACTGGCAGACTTCCACATACATCTAGAAACTCCTGCAATTCATCTTTAAATGGCACTGGTGAAGAAGACAATGTGAATGAAAGAGATAAGCCCAGGGAAGCTATCAGCAACGAAAAGAACATGAGAAGAACAATATTTGATGAAGATGGAAATAGCATTAGTAACTTTTTGCCGCACAAGGGCTTACATCAGACCTGCAGTTCATCAGCATTTTCTTTGGAAACTCCTCCTGAAGAGGGGCAGAATTATACAGACCTAGATGAGAGCAGATGTAAACACCAACACACTTCTGACAGCAGGGTATTAAATGATGATCctgtattttccttaaaaatggaTCCAGAAGGAGGTCAGCAAAGACCTGATTCACAGATGTTTCCTTGCAAGGCAGTAGAGACACATTTAGATTTAGATTCTCCACCTTTCACATatatttcccttctccttgcaaaaaaaccagaaactgTTAGACTTCTGAAAGTTAAATGTTTTATTGTCACTCTCACTGGAAACCTCACAAAAAGCAATGGGTCCTGGGGTATAAAGGCAAAAATTTCTGATGGCTCTGCTTATCTTGAAGTAGACTTTGCTGATGATATTCTGACAAGTTTCATTGGCTTTTCAGTGCCCGAGATTAATGAGTTGAAAAAGGATCCTGCTTTACGTCTAAAACTTAAGGATGGtttagagaaatgtcaaaagcAGCTGATAGATCTTTGTTGTTTGATGACCATTGAGTTTAATCCATTTCAGTCTAAAGCTACTGTATTAATTCTCCAGGATGCTGATGCTAGGCATCTAGAACAATTGAAGAAACGTTTGAATAAATAA